AGCATCCGTCGCAACGACCGCCAAGCTTTGCTGCTGTAGCTGCTGATTGATGGAAATAGCGGCACTGTTGACAGAACTTTGAATTCCTGGGCTGGCGAAAGCGATGAGTCTGCGGCGATCGCCACCGCCACCACTAAAGTTGAAACTACCCGCAACATCACTCGTTGTGATGATCACACCCGTGATATCGGACTGGTTGCCTGACTGCGCTTGGGCTTGTGGGGTCTGACAAACGGCACCCGAAATTGCTAGAGCAAAACCCAAGCTCAACTGTAAAGGAAGATGTTTAATGTTCATAACTTTACCTTGATAAGGATGACTTAAAACCGGATTCCGTAACCAACACCGAGAATGAACCGGACACCATCTCCAGCATTACCGGTAACGTCAGCCGCCGCCGGGGTAATTACCAATGGCACACCAGGGATGGGATAAATCGAGGCTCCCAAATTCAAATCTTGACCCGTCCATTCAGCAATCAGGTTAACGGGTTCAGCCACCTTTAGAGCAACACTACCAAACACATTGGTACCGCCTTCTCGATTGTTAACCTTCTCTTCTGAGCGGAAACGACCTCCACCTAAGCCGAGTGAAACCGTGAGCGTGCTTAAGGGATCGGTGGGATCTTGAGTGAGGGGAAGGACTTTAGTGACGACTCCGTAAACGCTCTTGCCCGCATCGGTATTCCCCCAGTCAATCGCATTTTCAACACCAACAGCAACGGCTAAGTCGCCGCCCGTCTCATTGGTAAAGGTGCGGTGAACCTTAAAACTCACGCCCCCATTTTCCCCAAAACCTTGCCGAAGGGTGGAAAAAGAAGTGACCGCGACTTCAGCCGCCACTAGCTTTCTGGCATCACCCAAACCAAAACCTGCGGTAACAGCACCATCATCAATATCCGTAAAGCGGGTGCGTTCTTGATAGCCAAAGCCCACAAAAGCATCACGCCATTGAGCGCCAAATCCTGTGGGTGTACTGATACTAGTTCCACCGCCAAACAGTCGCCGAGTGATGGTCGCCACGGGCGGTTCTGGGAGGCGATACTGTTGTCTCAAAGCTGCCAGATCATTTTGGGGTGGGGGAGAAGGCTGCGTTGCAACAGGGGGTTGGTAGCCAAAGATATAACGCGACGCCATATCTGAGGAATTAACGGGTGGCAGAGTGCCCTCTTTCACTAAAGCCTGATAGATAAAGGCCGCTACATCAGCGCGAGTGGCATTGATGTTGGGATTTAAGAGGGCAACATTCGGGTAGTTAACAACGAGTTGATTCAGGGTTGCCGCCGCCACCTTAGGACGGGCAAAATCAGGAATTTGTGCAGCGTCTTGAAAGCTACTGTTTAAGACAGAGGCCACTTGTGTGGGTGGAGACAGATCCAGTCCAGTCACAAGAGAGACCAACACCTGAACACGAGGAATATTTTGTTCAGGCAGGAAGATACTGTTGGGATATCCTTCCAGAAATCCTGTGCGATAAGCCGTCTGAATCGCCTCCAACCCCCAGTAATTGCTAGGGACATCCACAAACTGAGTGCCTTGGCGTTTAGCCGCTCTGGGAAACGCTTTACGAATCATCGCCGCAAACTGAGCGCGAGTCACCGGATCATCGGGTCGGAATGTTCCATCGGGAAACCCCAGAATGACACCCCGCTCTGCTAGGGTTTCAATAAACGTCTGTGCCCAATGACCTTGAACATCAGGAAAGGTTCTGGATTGAGCCAGTTGCACGGCAGTTGCTCTTGCCGGTTGTTGTTGCCCTACCCTGAGGTTTGGCGGCTGGGTAGGGTTGGGCAAAGTGGTGCCCGTGCCAGGGGCTTGGGGACGAAGATCATCGGCTCCCAGCATATTTTTCAGGAGAGATTGACCCAAAGAACCACCAGAAGAAGCATTGGCTGTCGTTTTAGGGGGAGAGGGGGGTGTGGGATTGGCAACACCCGCCGCAGCAGATAGCATAGTACTGCTTAATATAGAGCTGATTAAGATATGCGCCCAAAGGCGTAGATTTTTGCTGATT
This Microcoleus sp. AS-A8 DNA region includes the following protein-coding sequences:
- a CDS encoding S-layer homology domain-containing protein, giving the protein MRKARSTGRFYQISKNLRLWAHILISSILSSTMLSAAAGVANPTPPSPPKTTANASSGGSLGQSLLKNMLGADDLRPQAPGTGTTLPNPTQPPNLRVGQQQPARATAVQLAQSRTFPDVQGHWAQTFIETLAERGVILGFPDGTFRPDDPVTRAQFAAMIRKAFPRAAKRQGTQFVDVPSNYWGLEAIQTAYRTGFLEGYPNSIFLPEQNIPRVQVLVSLVTGLDLSPPTQVASVLNSSFQDAAQIPDFARPKVAAATLNQLVVNYPNVALLNPNINATRADVAAFIYQALVKEGTLPPVNSSDMASRYIFGYQPPVATQPSPPPQNDLAALRQQYRLPEPPVATITRRLFGGGTSISTPTGFGAQWRDAFVGFGYQERTRFTDIDDGAVTAGFGLGDARKLVAAEVAVTSFSTLRQGFGENGGVSFKVHRTFTNETGGDLAVAVGVENAIDWGNTDAGKSVYGVVTKVLPLTQDPTDPLSTLTVSLGLGGGRFRSEEKVNNREGGTNVFGSVALKVAEPVNLIAEWTGQDLNLGASIYPIPGVPLVITPAAADVTGNAGDGVRFILGVGYGIRF